From the Bacillus sp. FJAT-22090 genome, the window GTTTGATTTAATAAAACAATCCAGTCAAAGTAGTCAGGAGCTGTTTGCAGGTCATGATGAACAACAAATACGGATTTCCCTTGAGATTTTAAATCTTTTAAAATAGCTATTATTGTTCGCTCTGTTGCAGCATCAACCCCTACAAATGGTTCATCCATAAAGTAAACATCCGCTTGTTGGGCTAGTGCACGAGCTAAAAATACACGTTGCTGCTGTCCTCCGGATAGTTGACCGATTGATCTATCAGCAAATGAATCCATCCCAACGTTTTTTAGGCAGTCGATCGCAATTCTCTTATCTTTTGAAGAGGGTTTTCTGATCATACCAATATGTCCGTAGCGCCCCATTAACACTACGTCTAATGCAGTGGTTGGAAAATCCCAGTCAACAGCATTTCTTTGTGGTACATATCCAACTATAAGTTCCTTCGGATTTAGGGCACGTTCTAAAATATGAACAGAACCTTTTTTATTTGGTAATTGGTTTAATATAGCCTTGATAAGTGTTGATTTTCCAGCACCATTTGGTCCAATAATGCCAGTTAGTCGACCAATTGGAATCTTTAAATTTACATCTTTTAATACAATTTTCTCTTCATAGGCTACCGATAAATTATTTACTTGTAATGCGTTCATTTTGCTCACTCCTATTTTAGGGAATCGACAATCGTATTGACATTATGTTTGTACATTCCAATATAAGTACCTTCTTCGGTTCCTTCAGCACCCATTGCATCAGAGAAAAGCTCGCCACCAATTTGTATGGAGTGACCTTTTTCCTTTGCCCCTTCAATAACTGCTTTCATTGCTTTGTCAGAAACACTTGATTCGATAAAAACGGCTTTAATATTTTGATCAACAAGAAAATCTACAATGTTTTGAATATCCTTCAAGCCATATTCAGAATCAGTGCTCAAGCCCTGTAAACCTCTTACTTCCATTCCATGACTTCTTCCAAAATAGTTAAATGCATCATGAGCAGTAACAAGCACTCGTTGTTCTTTAGGGATTTCATTAATACGTTCGTCAGCCCATTTAGATAAATCGTTTAATTTTTGGAAGTATACTTCTTCATTTTTTAAAAATTCATCTTGGTTATCGGGTATTTCTGCGACAAGAGTTTTAGTAACCTCTTTAACTGCTTGTTGCCAAACTTCAATATCGAACCAAATATGTGGGTCAGAGAGTTCTGGATGTAGTTCGTTACGTAAAATTTGGTTCTTCAGAATAGCATCTCCAATTGCCCGAACAGTTTTTTCTTCTTTCATTTTTTCAAAAATATCGCTCATTTTCCCTTCTAGTTCTAAACCGTTATAAAAAATGATGTCGGCTTCTTCTAAGGTTTGTAAGTCACCTTGTGTTGCCTTGTAAAGATGGGGGTCGACTCCAGGACCCATCAACGACTTTACTATGACGTGATCTCCTGCTATTTCCCTTACAGCATCTGCAATTTGTCCTGTTGTCGTAACGACCAAGGGCTTTTGCTCATTTCCTATGCTGTCATTGCTTTTGTTACTGCAACCAGCAATAAATAAAACAGCAGAAAAAATTATTAATATCCACTTTTTCAAAATAACCACTCCTCTTTCCTTCACTCCAATTTATTTCCTTAAGGAAACTTTTAGAATAAAAAAATTTAATATTTTCATTCGGACTAATATTTTTCATTAAGGAAACTTTTGTTCAATAGGTTAACATTTGATTTTTATTTTGTCAAAGTACTTTATGTTAATTGAATAAAAAAGGTGCCATCTAAAATTTGTACTGAAATTTTTTTATAGTGCTATACTGAAGGGACAATTGAAGTAGGGTGAGGAGGTAACAACTATGCAGTATTCTAAATCAAAGATGGAGCAGTTGGTGAAACATAGTACGGAGCTTTCAAAACGTTTGAAAGAGGTCATGAAAGAGCATGACTTAGAAAAAAGTTTTGCTCTAAAAGCTTTGTATCATTCAGAGGTAAAAGATGGAGGGAAATATCAAAGGGATTATCAAGAGTTATGACGACAAAAGCGTGCCGAGTGTATTAATTCGGCGCGTTTTTATTTTGATATATGAACTATTCAAAATATATCCTATTTTTAGACTACAATAGTCTATAATAAAAAGAGAAAATAGGATAAGGAGAGATAGAGTGAAAACACTTGTTAGTAGAATCCAAGATTTGATTGACCAGTCAAAAGGTACATGGGCTATTGTTTTAGAGGATTTGAGCTTAGGAGAAAAATGGGAACTAAATGGAGATGAGCTCTTTTACGCAGCGAGTGTTATAAAAGTTCCTATAATGGCCGCAGTTTTTAACGCTGTTGAACGTGGGGAA encodes:
- a CDS encoding metal ABC transporter solute-binding protein, Zn/Mn family, producing MKKWILIIFSAVLFIAGCSNKSNDSIGNEQKPLVVTTTGQIADAVREIAGDHVIVKSLMGPGVDPHLYKATQGDLQTLEEADIIFYNGLELEGKMSDIFEKMKEEKTVRAIGDAILKNQILRNELHPELSDPHIWFDIEVWQQAVKEVTKTLVAEIPDNQDEFLKNEEVYFQKLNDLSKWADERINEIPKEQRVLVTAHDAFNYFGRSHGMEVRGLQGLSTDSEYGLKDIQNIVDFLVDQNIKAVFIESSVSDKAMKAVIEGAKEKGHSIQIGGELFSDAMGAEGTEEGTYIGMYKHNVNTIVDSLK
- a CDS encoding metal ABC transporter ATP-binding protein; this encodes MNALQVNNLSVAYEEKIVLKDVNLKIPIGRLTGIIGPNGAGKSTLIKAILNQLPNKKGSVHILERALNPKELIVGYVPQRNAVDWDFPTTALDVVLMGRYGHIGMIRKPSSKDKRIAIDCLKNVGMDSFADRSIGQLSGGQQQRVFLARALAQQADVYFMDEPFVGVDAATERTIIAILKDLKSQGKSVFVVHHDLQTAPDYFDWIVLLNQTLVASGPTEQTFTKENLQDAYGGKLFFMDQRGD